Proteins encoded within one genomic window of Humulus lupulus chromosome 1, drHumLupu1.1, whole genome shotgun sequence:
- the LOC133830784 gene encoding uncharacterized protein LOC133830784: MDKIMLFVVFNGRWNANNKYIDHEVKILMVEKDIKYVELVNKIYKELRLNERLISTNLIFDANMDTSKGMKIESDENLQVYLNLNKTVEELKKCPLIVEVEQRNQTISLPREASIPSALASNATSHSLTLTDPNTNTASTSKMKSASTQESNKFTEHRQEAQSPLHVLPNMEIEDIRLNYVFKNKTDLKHTLAKIAIKKHFQYRIQKSCSEAFWAKCRDENCGWYVRARSSKVSDYFRVIKYHKHHTCSLNHRNFENRQASAKVISSYFKEKFRDPRSTYRPRKIIRDMRDEHGVGVTYNKAWRAKTLAADDVRGSNEESYALLPSYLYMLQLANPGTITRVCKDEENRFKYMFIAFRASLDGWKQCRPVIVVDGTFLKTKCGGTLYAACVKDGNNQIFPLAFGIGDSENDNAWIWHKSIKNAVEQVYPGVYHGVCLYHLKQNLRTKFRGLHVHAIFETASRAYSAQEYYSAMAELQKISPEMTTYLLEAKPEKWARPFFPTKRYNILTSNIAESINAAIVHARELPITSLIEAIREMLQRWFSTRKEAAINQFVEVTKWANDEMEIKLDVAFRMKVDAIDTMKSSVTYGDRVFVVDLEQHMCTCNEFQLEGIPCAHAIATIESKYLDKHKFCSNWYKNSVLKETYAGSINPLPDKDDWSVLDEIIGDSMKAPKFKSKDYKDAMLYIFVALWTCG, from the exons AAAAGGATATCAAGTATGTGGAATTGGTAAACAAGATATACAAAGAGCTCAgattgaatgaaagattgatttcaaCAAACTTGATTTTTGATGCAAATATGGATACAAGCAAAGGAATGAAGATAGAAAGTGATGAGAATTTACAAGTTTATCTAAACTTGAACAAGACTGTGGAAGAGTTGAAAAAATGTCCTCTCATCGTTGAAGTAGAACAGAGAAATCAAACCATTTCTTTGCCAAGAGAAGCTAGCATTCCATCTGCTTTAGCAAGCAATGCAACAAGTCACAGTTTGACTCTCACAGACCCCAATACGAATACTGCAAGCACTAGCAAGATGAAGAGCGCCTCAACACAAGAATCCAACAAATTTACAGAACACAGGCAAGAAGCTCAATCACCTCTGCATGTGTTGCCGAATATGGAGATTGAAGACATAAGACTCAATTATGTTTTCAAGAATAAGACTGATCTAAAACAtacacttgcgaaaatagccatcaagaaacACTTTCAGTACAGAATTCAAAAATCATGTTCAGAAGCATTTTGGGCAAAATGCAGAGATGAGAATTGTGGCTGGTATGTACGTGCAAGAAGCTCAAAAGTATCAGACTACTTTCGAGTTATTAAATACCATAAACACCACACATGCTCCTTAAATCAcagaaattttgaaaatagacaaGCAAGTGCAAAAGTCATCAGTAGTTACTTCAAAGAGAAGTTTCGTGACCCAAGATCAACCTATCGACCAAGGAAAATAATAAGAGACATGAGAGATGAACATGGGGTAGGTGTAACATACAATAAAGCCTGGAGAGCAAAAACACTTGCAGCTGATGATGTTAGAGGGTCAAATGAGGAAAGTTATGCATTATTGCCTTCATATTTGTATATGCTACAGTTGGCCAACCCAGGAACTATCACAAGAGTATGTAAAGATGAAGAAAACAG GTTTAAATACATGTTTATTGCTTTTAGGGCTTCATTAGATGGATGGAAGCAATGTAGACCAGTAATAGTGGTAGATGGAACATTTTTAAAGACGAAATGTGGAGGTACACTGTATGCAGCTTGTGTTAAAGATGGAAACAATCAAATTTTTCCGCTCGCCTTTGGAATTGGGGATTCAGAAAATGACAATGCATGGATATG GCATAAAAGCATCAAAAATGCAGTTGAACAAGTGTATCCTGGTGTATATCATGGAGTTTGTCTTTATCATTTGAAGCAAAATCTAAGGACTAAGTTTAGGGGATTACATGTGCATGCCATATTTGAAACTGCTTCAAGAGCGTACTCAGCTCAAGAATATTATTCTGCCATGGCTGAATTACAGAAAATTAGCCCTGAAATGACCACTTATCTTTTGGAAGCAAAACCAGAAAAATGGGCTCGGCCATTCTTTCCAACGAAGAGGTATAACATTCTTACAAGTAACATTGCCGAATCTATAAATGCAGCAATTGTGCATGCGAGAGAATTGCCTATAACGTCGTTAATAGAAGCTATAAGAGAGATGCTTCAAAGATGGTTTTCAACAAGAAAAGAAGCAGCAATCAACCAATTTGTTGAGGTGACAAAATGGGCAAATGATGAAATGGAGATCAAACTTGATGTGGCATTTCGAATGAAG GTAGATGCAATTGATACAATGAAATCTAGTGTCACATATGGTGATCGAGTGTTTGTTGTCGACTTGGAACAACATATGTGCACATGTAATGAATTTCAACTAGAGGGAATTCCATGTGCACATGCTATTGCAACAATTGAAAGCAAGTACTTGGACAAGCACAAATTTTGCTCAAATTGGTATAAAAATTCTGTTTTGAAAGAGACATATGCAGGATCAATTAATCCTCTTCCAGATAAAGATGATTGGAGTGTCCTAGATGAAATTATAGGAGATAGCATGAAAGCTCcaaaattcaaa TCTAAAGACTATAAAGATGCAATGTTATACATATTTGTTGCGTTGTGGACTTGTGGATAA